A genomic region of Pseudomonas sp. KU43P contains the following coding sequences:
- the purF gene encoding amidophosphoribosyltransferase, protein MCGIVGIVGKSNVNQALYDALTVLQHRGQDAAGIVTSHDGRLFLRKDNGLVRDVFQQRHMQRLVGHMGIGHVRYPTAGSSTSAEAQPFYVNSPYGITLAHNGNLTNVEQLAKEIYESDLRHVNTNSDSEVLLNVFAHELAVRGKLQPTEEDVFAAVSHVHSRCVGGYAVVAMVTGYGIVGFRDPNGIRPVVFGQRHTDEGVEYMIASESVALDVLGFTLIRDLAPGEAVYITEEGQLYTKQCAQSPKLQPCIFEHVYLARPDSIIDGISVYKARLRMGEKLADKIMRERPEHDIDVVIPIPDTSRTAALELANRLGVKFREGFVKNRYIGRTFIMPGQAARKKSVRQKLNAIELEFRGKNVMLVDDSIVRGTTCKQIIQMAREAGAKNVYFCSAAPAVRYPNVYGIDMPSAHELIAHNRTTEQVAELIGADWLVYQDLPDLIDSVGGGKIKIEHFDCAVFNGEYVTGDIDEAYLDRIEQARNDLAKVKNQAVSAIIDLYNN, encoded by the coding sequence ATGTGTGGCATCGTCGGTATCGTCGGTAAGTCGAACGTCAATCAGGCGCTGTATGACGCGCTTACGGTCCTCCAGCACCGCGGCCAGGACGCTGCCGGTATCGTGACCAGCCACGACGGCCGGTTGTTCCTGCGCAAGGATAATGGCCTGGTGCGCGACGTCTTCCAGCAGCGCCACATGCAGCGCCTGGTAGGCCACATGGGTATCGGTCACGTGCGCTACCCGACTGCGGGCAGCTCCACCTCGGCCGAAGCCCAGCCGTTCTACGTCAACTCGCCGTACGGCATCACCCTGGCGCACAACGGTAACCTGACCAACGTCGAGCAGCTGGCCAAGGAGATCTACGAATCCGACCTGCGCCACGTCAACACCAATTCCGACTCGGAAGTGCTGCTGAACGTGTTCGCCCATGAGCTGGCCGTGCGTGGCAAGCTGCAGCCGACCGAAGAAGACGTGTTCGCTGCGGTCTCCCACGTGCACAGCCGCTGCGTGGGTGGCTATGCCGTGGTGGCAATGGTCACCGGCTACGGCATCGTGGGCTTCCGTGACCCCAACGGTATCCGCCCGGTGGTGTTCGGCCAGCGTCACACCGACGAAGGCGTGGAATACATGATCGCCTCGGAAAGCGTGGCCCTGGACGTGCTCGGTTTCACCCTGATCCGCGACCTCGCGCCGGGCGAAGCGGTGTACATCACCGAAGAAGGCCAGCTGTACACCAAGCAGTGCGCGCAAAGCCCGAAACTGCAGCCTTGCATCTTCGAACACGTCTACCTGGCCCGCCCTGACTCGATCATCGACGGTATCTCGGTGTACAAGGCACGTCTGCGCATGGGTGAGAAGCTCGCCGACAAGATCATGCGCGAGCGCCCGGAACACGACATCGATGTGGTCATCCCGATCCCGGACACCAGCCGTACTGCCGCACTCGAGCTGGCCAACCGCCTGGGCGTCAAGTTCCGCGAAGGCTTCGTCAAGAACCGCTACATCGGCCGCACCTTCATCATGCCCGGCCAGGCTGCGCGCAAGAAGTCGGTACGCCAGAAGCTCAACGCCATCGAGCTGGAGTTCCGCGGCAAGAACGTGATGCTGGTCGACGACTCGATCGTGCGCGGCACCACTTGCAAGCAGATCATCCAGATGGCCCGGGAAGCCGGTGCCAAGAACGTCTACTTCTGCTCCGCGGCCCCCGCGGTGCGCTACCCCAACGTCTACGGCATCGACATGCCGAGCGCTCACGAACTGATCGCCCACAACCGCACCACCGAACAGGTGGCCGAGTTGATCGGCGCCGACTGGCTGGTCTACCAGGACCTGCCAGACCTGATCGACTCGGTCGGTGGCGGCAAGATCAAGATCGAGCATTTCGATTGCGCGGTGTTCAACGGTGAATACGTCACTGGCGACATCGACGAAGCCTACCTCGATCGCATCGAGCAGGCCCGTAACGACCTGGCCAAGGTGAAGAATCAGGCCGTCAGCGCAATCATCGACCTCTACAACAACTGA
- a CDS encoding CvpA family protein, with product MAFTWVDWAIIAIIAVSTLISLKRGFVKEALSLLIWIIAGAVAWMFGGSLSVYLESYIQTPSMRIIAGCAILFVATLLVGAMVNFLVGELIRVTGLSGTDRFLGMAFGAARGALLVVVAIGLLSLGPVQQDTWWQESRLIPQFLLVADWSKNLILGFTSQWMSSGVISTPADLPFKEQLLGPAKP from the coding sequence GTGGCATTTACCTGGGTTGATTGGGCGATCATCGCGATCATCGCCGTTTCCACACTGATCAGTCTCAAGCGCGGCTTCGTCAAGGAAGCCTTGTCCCTGCTCATCTGGATCATTGCCGGTGCGGTTGCCTGGATGTTCGGCGGGTCGCTCTCGGTGTACCTTGAAAGCTATATCCAGACCCCGTCGATGCGCATCATCGCCGGCTGCGCCATTCTGTTCGTCGCCACCCTGTTGGTGGGCGCGATGGTCAATTTCCTGGTCGGTGAACTGATCCGCGTGACCGGGCTGTCCGGCACCGATCGATTCCTCGGCATGGCCTTCGGCGCCGCGCGCGGTGCCTTGCTGGTAGTGGTGGCCATCGGCCTGCTCAGCCTGGGGCCGGTGCAACAAGATACCTGGTGGCAGGAATCACGCCTGATACCACAATTTCTATTGGTCGCTGACTGGTCGAAGAACCTGATCCTGGGTTTCACCAGCCAGTGGATGTCCAGTGGGGTGATCAGCACTCCGGCTGATCTTCCGTTCAAGGAACAGTTGCTCGGGCCTGCAAAGCCTTGA
- a CDS encoding SPOR domain-containing protein codes for MAVLDKGMKQRMVGALVLVALAVIFLPMLFTREDEMRQVRVDAPQAPAMPTLPEVKVEPVAVPEPQPLPEEPQQPPVVVNESTAPVATPSQPITPSPQAQTQAQVQPKPQTPVPTAASTPAPAAKVETRPAATPAPAATASAPSKIDANGLPVSWSIQLASLSNRAGAESLQKTLRSQGYNAYIRSAGGMNRVYVGPLIERAEAEKLRDVINRQQNLKGFVVRFQPERG; via the coding sequence ATGGCAGTGCTGGATAAAGGGATGAAACAGCGCATGGTGGGTGCGTTGGTGCTGGTGGCGCTGGCGGTGATCTTCCTGCCGATGCTGTTCACCCGCGAGGACGAGATGCGCCAGGTGCGCGTCGACGCCCCACAGGCCCCGGCGATGCCGACGCTGCCCGAGGTCAAGGTTGAGCCGGTTGCAGTGCCCGAGCCGCAGCCGCTGCCGGAGGAGCCGCAACAGCCGCCGGTGGTGGTCAACGAATCCACCGCGCCGGTGGCAACGCCCAGCCAGCCGATCACGCCATCGCCGCAGGCCCAGACCCAGGCGCAGGTTCAGCCCAAGCCGCAGACGCCGGTGCCGACAGCGGCCTCGACACCTGCCCCGGCGGCCAAGGTCGAAACTCGCCCAGCTGCGACGCCCGCGCCGGCCGCCACCGCCAGCGCGCCGTCGAAGATCGACGCCAACGGCTTGCCGGTGAGCTGGTCGATCCAGTTGGCCAGCCTGTCCAACCGTGCCGGTGCCGAAAGCCTGCAGAAGACCCTGCGCAGTCAGGGCTACAACGCTTATATCCGTTCGGCTGGTGGCATGAATCGGGTGTATGTCGGGCCGCTGATCGAGCGTGCCGAGGCCGAGAAGCTGCGGGATGTGATCAATCGGCAGCAGAACCTCAAGGGCTTTGTGGTGCGCTTCCAGCCGGAGCGCGGCTGA
- the folC gene encoding bifunctional tetrahydrofolate synthase/dihydrofolate synthase: MTERSLGEWLAYLEQLHPSAIDMGLERSQKVLARLALGKLAPRVVTVTGTNGKGSTCAFVASMLRAQGLKVGVYSSPHLLRYNERVLIDGHEASDERLCEAFAAVEAARGEISLTYFEMGTLAAFWLFYQSKLDAVVLEVGLGGRLDTVNVVDADLALVTSIGVDHIDYLGDTRELVAFEKAGIFRQGKPALCGDLDPPQPLLDKARELAAPLFLRGRDFDLESTEGVWHWRGVALDGTPVQLRDLPLLDLPMENAALALQAYLLMGLPWDAGQLRQALLATRITGRLDRRTVNWQGKRVDLMLDVGHNPHAAQYLARRLSSRPLKGRRLAVFGLLADKDLEGVIAPLQALVDDWAVAPLDTPRSRPAAELASALTNCGAAVKSYASVDAALEGQCAQATADDQILLFGSFFCVAQALEWLERQALEG, translated from the coding sequence ATGACGGAGCGTAGCCTGGGCGAATGGCTCGCCTACCTCGAACAGCTGCATCCGTCGGCCATCGACATGGGCCTGGAGCGGTCGCAGAAGGTACTTGCCCGGCTGGCGCTGGGCAAGTTGGCGCCGCGTGTGGTGACCGTTACCGGCACCAACGGCAAGGGTTCGACCTGTGCATTCGTGGCCTCGATGCTGCGTGCTCAGGGCTTGAAGGTAGGCGTGTACAGTTCGCCTCACCTGCTGCGCTACAACGAGCGGGTGCTGATCGACGGCCATGAAGCCAGCGACGAACGCCTGTGCGAGGCCTTTGCCGCCGTCGAGGCGGCGCGTGGCGAGATTTCCCTGACCTATTTCGAGATGGGCACCTTGGCGGCGTTCTGGTTGTTCTACCAGTCGAAGCTGGATGCCGTAGTGCTCGAAGTGGGCCTTGGCGGTCGCCTCGATACCGTCAACGTGGTCGATGCCGACCTGGCCCTGGTGACCAGTATCGGCGTCGACCATATCGATTATCTGGGCGATACCCGCGAGTTGGTGGCTTTCGAGAAGGCCGGCATCTTCCGCCAGGGCAAGCCGGCGCTGTGCGGTGACCTCGATCCGCCCCAGCCGTTGCTGGACAAGGCGCGCGAGCTGGCTGCCCCGTTGTTCCTGCGCGGGCGTGACTTCGACCTGGAAAGCACCGAAGGCGTCTGGCACTGGCGTGGCGTCGCACTGGATGGCACCCCGGTGCAACTGCGCGACTTGCCATTGCTCGACCTGCCGATGGAAAACGCCGCACTGGCGCTTCAAGCCTACCTGCTGATGGGCCTGCCTTGGGATGCCGGGCAATTGCGCCAGGCATTGCTGGCTACCCGCATCACTGGGCGTCTGGATCGGCGTACGGTGAACTGGCAGGGCAAGCGCGTGGATCTGATGCTGGATGTTGGGCACAACCCTCATGCTGCGCAGTACCTGGCGCGTCGCCTGTCGTCACGCCCGCTGAAAGGCCGCCGCCTGGCGGTGTTCGGCCTGCTCGCCGACAAGGACCTGGAGGGCGTCATCGCGCCGTTGCAGGCGCTGGTAGACGACTGGGCTGTGGCACCGCTGGACACGCCGCGCAGCCGTCCGGCTGCCGAGCTGGCCAGTGCCTTGACGAACTGCGGTGCCGCGGTGAAGTCTTATGCCAGCGTCGACGCCGCCCTCGAAGGGCAATGCGCGCAGGCGACGGCGGATGACCAGATCCTGCTGTTCGGTTCGTTTTTCTGTGTCGCCCAGGCCCTGGAGTGGCTGGAGCGGCAGGCCCTGGAGGGGTGA
- the accD gene encoding acetyl-CoA carboxylase, carboxyltransferase subunit beta, producing the protein MSNWLVDKLIPSIMRSEVKKSSVPEGLWHKCPSCEAVLYRPELEKTLDVCPKCNHHMRIGARARIDIFLDEEGRAELGAELEPVDRLKFRDGKKYKDRLTAAQKQTGEKDALISMSGTLMGMPIVVSAFEFSFMGGSMGAIVGERFVRAANYALENRCPMVCFSASGGARMQEALISLMQMAKTSAVLARLREEGIPFISVLTDPVYGGVSASLAMLGDVIVGEPKALIGFAGPRVIEQTVREKLPEGFQRSEFLLEHGAIDLIISRGELRPRLARLLAQMTGQETPVQAREAAAVA; encoded by the coding sequence ATGAGCAACTGGTTAGTCGACAAACTGATCCCTTCGATCATGCGTTCCGAGGTGAAGAAGAGTTCGGTGCCAGAAGGTTTGTGGCACAAGTGCCCATCCTGCGAGGCCGTGCTGTATCGTCCGGAGCTGGAAAAGACCCTGGATGTCTGCCCCAAGTGCAACCACCACATGCGAATCGGCGCACGTGCGCGTATCGATATCTTCCTCGATGAGGAAGGCCGTGCCGAACTGGGCGCCGAGCTGGAGCCGGTCGACCGCCTGAAGTTCCGTGACGGCAAGAAGTACAAGGACCGCCTGACCGCTGCGCAGAAGCAGACCGGTGAGAAGGACGCGCTGATTTCCATGAGCGGTACCCTGATGGGCATGCCGATCGTGGTCAGCGCCTTCGAATTCTCGTTCATGGGCGGCTCCATGGGTGCAATCGTCGGTGAGCGCTTCGTTCGCGCCGCCAACTATGCCCTGGAAAACCGTTGCCCGATGGTCTGCTTCTCGGCTTCCGGCGGTGCGCGCATGCAGGAAGCGCTGATCTCGCTGATGCAGATGGCCAAGACTTCGGCCGTGCTGGCGCGCCTGCGTGAAGAAGGCATCCCCTTCATCTCCGTGCTGACCGACCCGGTCTACGGTGGTGTTTCCGCCAGCTTGGCAATGCTGGGCGACGTCATCGTCGGTGAGCCGAAGGCGCTGATCGGCTTCGCCGGCCCGCGCGTGATCGAGCAGACCGTGCGCGAAAAACTGCCAGAAGGCTTCCAGCGTAGTGAGTTCCTGCTGGAGCATGGCGCCATCGACCTGATCATTTCCCGTGGCGAGCTGCGCCCGCGCTTGGCCCGCCTGCTGGCGCAGATGACCGGTCAGGAAACGCCAGTGCAGGCGCGTGAGGCGGCTGCGGTCGCGTGA
- a CDS encoding phosphoribosylanthranilate isomerase, giving the protein MSNVRSKICGITRIEDALAAAEAGADAIGFVFYAKSPRAVDVRQARAIIAELPPFVTTVGLFVNASRCELNEILEVVPLDLLQFHGDETPADCEGYHRPWIKALRVRPGDDLEAACQLYAGARGILLDTYVAGVPGGTGEAFDWSLVPARLSKPIILAGGLSADNVGQAIAQVRPYAVDVSGGVEQAKGIKDAARIEAFMRAVKQA; this is encoded by the coding sequence ATGAGCAACGTACGCAGCAAGATCTGCGGCATCACCCGTATCGAGGACGCGCTGGCCGCTGCCGAGGCTGGTGCCGATGCCATCGGCTTCGTCTTCTACGCCAAGAGCCCGCGTGCCGTTGACGTGCGCCAGGCGCGGGCGATCATCGCCGAGCTGCCGCCGTTCGTGACCACTGTCGGCTTGTTCGTCAATGCCTCGCGCTGCGAGCTGAACGAGATTCTCGAAGTGGTGCCACTGGACCTGCTACAGTTCCACGGCGATGAAACCCCGGCCGATTGCGAGGGCTACCATCGCCCCTGGATCAAGGCGCTGCGCGTACGCCCCGGTGACGATCTGGAAGCTGCCTGCCAGCTTTATGCAGGCGCCCGCGGCATCCTGCTCGACACTTATGTGGCCGGCGTGCCAGGGGGGACCGGCGAGGCCTTCGACTGGTCGCTGGTGCCGGCGCGGCTGAGCAAGCCGATCATTCTTGCCGGTGGCTTGTCAGCGGATAACGTTGGCCAGGCAATTGCCCAGGTGCGGCCTTATGCGGTGGATGTCAGCGGCGGCGTGGAGCAGGCCAAAGGCATCAAGGATGCCGCCAGGATCGAGGCGTTCATGCGTGCGGTGAAACAGGCGTGA
- the truA gene encoding tRNA pseudouridine(38-40) synthase TruA produces the protein MDIIDTAPSESAAEGFTRIALGVEYKGSRYRGWQRQASGVPSVQQALEQALSKVANEPISVVCAGRTDAGVHGCGQIVHFDTRAVRDERAWTLGTNFNLPHDISVVWSRPMPADFHARFKACARRYRYVIYNDPIRPAHLAEEVTWNHRPLDVQRMAEAAQYLLGTHDFSAFRASQCQAKSPIKHIHHLRVTRHGQMIVLDVRATAFLHHMVRNIAGVLMTIGAGERPASWAWEVLEGRNRREGGVTAHPYGLYLVQVEYPEEFQLPQRYIGPHFLTGYEALAD, from the coding sequence TTGGACATCATCGACACCGCCCCTTCCGAATCCGCCGCCGAAGGCTTCACCCGCATCGCCCTGGGCGTGGAATACAAGGGCTCGCGTTACCGCGGCTGGCAGCGCCAGGCCAGCGGTGTGCCCAGTGTCCAGCAGGCGCTGGAACAAGCGCTGTCGAAAGTGGCCAACGAGCCGATCAGCGTGGTGTGCGCCGGCCGCACCGATGCTGGCGTACATGGCTGCGGCCAGATCGTGCACTTCGACACCCGCGCCGTGCGCGACGAGCGCGCCTGGACCTTGGGCACCAACTTCAACCTGCCTCACGACATCAGCGTGGTCTGGTCGCGGCCGATGCCGGCAGACTTCCACGCCCGCTTCAAGGCCTGCGCTCGGCGCTATCGCTACGTCATCTACAACGACCCGATCCGCCCGGCGCACCTGGCCGAAGAGGTGACCTGGAACCATCGCCCGCTGGATGTCCAGCGCATGGCCGAAGCGGCGCAGTACCTGCTCGGCACCCACGACTTCAGCGCCTTCCGTGCCAGCCAGTGCCAGGCCAAGTCGCCGATCAAGCACATCCATCACCTGCGCGTCACCCGCCATGGCCAGATGATCGTGCTGGACGTGCGTGCCACCGCGTTCCTCCATCACATGGTGCGCAATATCGCCGGGGTGCTGATGACCATCGGTGCTGGTGAGCGCCCTGCAAGTTGGGCCTGGGAGGTGCTGGAAGGGCGCAACCGCCGTGAAGGCGGGGTCACGGCTCACCCCTATGGCCTGTATCTGGTGCAGGTGGAGTACCCGGAAGAGTTCCAGCTGCCGCAGCGTTACATTGGCCCACACTTTCTGACCGGCTACGAAGCATTGGCGGACTGA
- a CDS encoding FimV/HubP family polar landmark protein, whose translation MLRIRKLVLAVAAASALSSGMANALGLGELTLKSAQNQPLDAEIELLDVRDLTAAEVAPSLAPPEEFSKAGVAYPTYLEDLTFTPVINPNGKSVLRVTSSQPLPGTVVKFLVQVMWPQGRLLRDYSVLLDQAKAQGQQPAAANVTPAVSNAGSYTTKRRDTLWQIAARNTQGGGSVQQTMIAIQALNPDAFIGNNINQLKVGQVLRLPDQQQIQSVPQGEANREVAEQYAAWREGRRLGPRARQLDATRRGAADAAPERIAQGDNLRLVSPGNQAGAGNAKAINDKLAVAQESLDTSRRDNEELKSRMTDLQSQLDKLQKLIQLKNDQLARLEAQGAAGETPAAAALPGEANPAQPADAASAQPAEPVVAPPPAAVDTAPEAAPVTQPAPAAQQPSALDEMLGNPVVLGLIAGSAFLVLLLLLLLLARKRKAQQEAEKHLRMARALSEEGERSPDLDLPPSSFDELDVSAPSVTLSPAVVAASAAAAVAAEKPAAPAPVAPTQDANAELLAEVEQSLARGRLNHAADLLETAVAAQPEQDGLRLKLMEVYARQGDQSAFVEQERKLAQNEGNTAQVSALKERFPAMLGLAAAGLGAAALAAEMDQQYVQELLEDKPEAPAEAEPAVQPVTEAESAAFDEPAAELDLEAPEPEIEVPEPEVEVPEPDLDAAAEAFVETSVLDDNDLDSAFDLSLGDELPESDPLEPPMLDEAPVSEPVADAGAAPQTDADEDFEALLAQAQAEPQSIDDLADFDLDVGEPVSPAEVPEEPVDVAAELAAFDAIPEFDPISELELPDDFDLSLSLDDQSPAAKSFASELSDVNAELDKLSQSLESPSLEPHFTAADAAQEPEPLDDLDFDFFSGSDEVATKLDLARAYIDMGDHQGARDILDEVVKDGDDTQRQEAEEMLSRLV comes from the coding sequence ATGCTTCGAATTCGCAAACTGGTTCTGGCCGTGGCGGCAGCGTCGGCGCTGTCGTCTGGCATGGCGAATGCCCTGGGGTTGGGTGAGCTGACGCTCAAGTCGGCACAGAACCAGCCGCTGGACGCCGAGATCGAATTGCTCGATGTGCGCGACCTGACCGCTGCCGAAGTGGCGCCGAGCCTGGCGCCGCCGGAAGAGTTCAGCAAGGCCGGGGTGGCGTATCCGACCTATCTCGAAGACCTGACCTTCACCCCGGTGATCAACCCTAACGGCAAGAGCGTGCTGCGGGTCACCTCCAGCCAGCCGTTGCCAGGCACGGTGGTCAAATTCCTGGTTCAGGTGATGTGGCCCCAGGGCCGCCTGCTGCGTGATTACAGCGTGCTGCTCGATCAGGCCAAGGCCCAGGGCCAGCAACCTGCGGCAGCCAATGTCACCCCGGCGGTCAGCAACGCTGGCAGCTACACCACCAAGCGCCGAGATACCTTGTGGCAGATTGCTGCACGCAACACCCAGGGTGGCGGTTCGGTGCAGCAGACCATGATCGCCATCCAGGCGCTGAACCCGGATGCGTTCATCGGCAACAACATCAACCAGTTGAAGGTGGGCCAGGTGCTGCGCCTGCCCGACCAGCAGCAGATCCAGAGCGTCCCCCAGGGTGAGGCCAATCGCGAAGTGGCCGAGCAGTATGCGGCCTGGCGTGAAGGCCGGCGCCTGGGCCCGCGCGCGCGGCAGCTCGATGCTACCCGTCGCGGGGCGGCTGATGCGGCACCCGAGCGTATTGCCCAGGGCGACAACCTGCGCTTGGTCAGCCCGGGCAATCAGGCGGGCGCTGGCAATGCCAAGGCGATCAACGACAAGCTGGCCGTCGCCCAGGAAAGCCTGGATACCAGCCGTCGTGACAATGAAGAACTCAAGAGCCGGATGACCGACCTGCAGAGCCAGCTCGACAAGCTGCAGAAGTTGATCCAGTTGAAGAACGACCAGCTCGCCCGCCTTGAAGCCCAGGGTGCGGCTGGCGAGACGCCGGCAGCAGCGGCCCTGCCGGGCGAAGCGAACCCTGCCCAGCCGGCCGACGCTGCCTCGGCACAACCGGCCGAGCCTGTTGTCGCTCCGCCACCCGCCGCCGTCGACACCGCACCTGAAGCCGCTCCGGTCACCCAACCCGCACCTGCGGCCCAGCAGCCAAGCGCCCTGGACGAGATGCTGGGCAACCCGGTGGTGCTTGGCCTGATCGCCGGCTCTGCATTCCTGGTGCTGCTGCTTCTGTTGTTGCTGCTGGCACGCAAGCGCAAAGCCCAGCAGGAGGCTGAAAAGCACCTGCGCATGGCGCGAGCATTGTCCGAGGAGGGCGAGCGTAGCCCCGACCTCGACTTGCCACCGAGCAGCTTCGACGAACTGGACGTTTCTGCGCCGAGCGTGACCCTGTCGCCAGCCGTTGTGGCGGCTTCGGCAGCGGCGGCGGTTGCCGCCGAGAAACCTGCAGCGCCGGCTCCTGTGGCTCCCACGCAGGATGCCAATGCCGAGTTGTTGGCTGAAGTGGAGCAGAGCCTGGCCCGCGGCCGGCTCAATCATGCCGCCGACCTGCTGGAAACGGCGGTTGCCGCCCAGCCTGAGCAAGATGGCCTGCGCTTGAAGCTGATGGAAGTGTATGCCCGTCAAGGCGACCAGAGTGCCTTCGTCGAACAGGAGCGCAAGCTTGCGCAAAACGAAGGGAACACCGCGCAAGTCAGTGCGCTGAAAGAGCGCTTCCCGGCCATGCTCGGCCTCGCCGCCGCCGGTCTGGGAGCTGCAGCGCTGGCCGCAGAGATGGATCAACAGTACGTCCAGGAGCTGCTGGAGGATAAACCCGAAGCGCCGGCTGAAGCCGAACCTGCCGTGCAACCGGTCACCGAGGCCGAATCGGCTGCGTTCGATGAACCAGCGGCTGAGCTCGACCTGGAGGCGCCTGAGCCGGAAATTGAGGTGCCTGAGCCCGAAGTCGAAGTGCCTGAGCCAGACCTCGATGCGGCTGCCGAGGCCTTCGTCGAGACTTCGGTGCTGGATGACAACGACCTGGACAGCGCCTTCGACCTGAGCCTGGGCGATGAACTGCCGGAAAGCGACCCGCTCGAGCCGCCGATGTTGGATGAGGCGCCTGTGTCGGAGCCTGTGGCCGACGCTGGCGCCGCCCCCCAGACCGATGCCGATGAAGACTTCGAAGCCTTGCTGGCACAGGCCCAGGCCGAACCGCAAAGCATCGATGACCTGGCCGATTTCGACCTGGATGTCGGCGAACCAGTCAGCCCGGCTGAAGTACCTGAGGAGCCTGTAGACGTAGCTGCCGAACTCGCCGCCTTCGACGCGATCCCGGAATTCGATCCGATATCCGAGCTGGAGCTGCCAGACGACTTCGACCTGTCACTGTCGCTGGATGACCAGTCGCCAGCCGCCAAGAGCTTTGCCTCGGAACTGAGCGACGTCAACGCTGAGCTGGACAAGCTGTCGCAGAGCCTTGAGTCGCCGTCGCTGGAGCCGCACTTCACTGCTGCTGACGCGGCCCAGGAGCCAGAGCCGCTGGACGACCTGGACTTCGATTTCTTCTCCGGCAGCGATGAAGTGGCCACCAAGCTCGACCTGGCACGCGCCTACATCGACATGGGTGACCACCAGGGCGCACGCGACATCCTCGATGAAGTGGTCAAGGATGGCGATGACACCCAGCGTCAGGAAGCCGAGGAGATGCTGTCCCGGCTGGTCTGA
- a CDS encoding aspartate-semialdehyde dehydrogenase — translation MTQPLDIAVIGATGSVGETLVQILEELQFPVATLHLLASMESAGSSVMFAGKKIKVREVDSFDFSQVKLAFFAASPAVSRSFASKAEQAGCTVIDLSGGLDDALAVVPEANAERIANLELPARLASPSSAAVALAVALAPLKSQLDIERVQVMAALAVSAQGREAVNELARQTAELLNARPLEPRFFDRQVAFNLLAQVGAADTLGHTALEQRLVGELRVLLNMPELKISVTCVQVPVFFGDSFSVAVQSRTPVDLDAVNQALDAADSVELVERDDYPTPVGDAVGQDVVYVGRVRHGIDEQQQLNLWLTTDNLRKGAALNAVQVAQLLIKHIA, via the coding sequence ATGACCCAACCCTTGGACATCGCCGTCATTGGCGCTACCGGTAGCGTCGGTGAAACCCTCGTTCAGATCCTCGAAGAACTGCAATTCCCGGTCGCAACCCTGCACCTGCTGGCCAGCATGGAATCGGCGGGCAGTAGTGTGATGTTCGCCGGCAAGAAGATCAAAGTCCGTGAAGTGGACAGCTTCGACTTCAGCCAGGTCAAACTCGCCTTCTTCGCCGCCAGCCCAGCCGTCAGCCGCAGCTTCGCCAGCAAAGCCGAACAGGCAGGTTGCACGGTCATCGATCTCTCTGGCGGCCTGGACGACGCCCTGGCGGTGGTGCCGGAAGCCAATGCCGAGCGCATCGCCAACCTCGAGCTGCCGGCGCGCCTGGCCAGCCCGAGTTCCGCCGCCGTTGCCCTCGCCGTCGCCCTGGCTCCTCTCAAAAGCCAGCTCGACATCGAGCGCGTGCAGGTCATGGCCGCGCTGGCGGTCTCAGCCCAGGGCCGCGAAGCGGTCAACGAACTCGCCCGGCAAACCGCCGAGCTGCTCAACGCCCGCCCACTGGAACCGCGCTTCTTCGATCGTCAGGTAGCCTTCAACCTGCTCGCCCAGGTCGGTGCCGCCGATACGCTCGGCCATACGGCCCTTGAGCAGCGCCTGGTGGGCGAACTACGCGTGCTGCTGAACATGCCCGAACTGAAGATTTCCGTGACCTGCGTTCAAGTCCCGGTGTTTTTCGGCGATAGCTTCAGTGTGGCGGTACAAAGCCGTACACCGGTGGACCTGGACGCCGTCAACCAGGCCCTCGACGCTGCTGACAGCGTCGAACTGGTCGAACGCGATGATTATCCAACGCCAGTTGGTGACGCAGTGGGGCAAGACGTGGTCTATGTTGGTCGTGTGCGCCATGGAATTGACGAGCAGCAACAGCTCAACCTCTGGCTGACCACCGACAACCTGCGCAAGGGCGCCGCGCTGAATGCCGTGCAGGTGGCACAATTGTTGATTAAACACATAGCGTAA